TAGTATTGGCTGATGATGAGGATGATGCTGCTGCCGACTGGGATGCTACACGAATTATCACCTTCCCTGGCGCTTAAGCTGCTTAAACTGTAGTTGTCCGGTGGCTGGATATCCAGCCGCAGGATCAGGATTTAATTTTAGCTATGATGATATTACGCGGATATATCTCCCGTTAATGTCTTAAAAATATATTTAATATAATTTAAATATAATTATATTTAAATGTGATTTTCACAAAATCATAACAAGTGCTTAATATTAAATTAAAAGTAGACTTATAAGTTTGCCAGAGAAATAATTAAGTGTGACGGTAAAATCACATTTAGAACAGCAGAAAAACAGTTCGATGAAAGTATTGAAGTTGCATCCTTTAATGACTATCTCCCTATTGCAAATGCAGATCCAGCGTTTGCTCTTTTGTAATGTGGCAGTATATGTCCGCAATTCATTAGCCAATACTTTTGATACTTTGAAAGAGGCAGGTTTTGAGGAAGATGTGCTGATAGAATTCCCGATCGACGAGACGCTGAGTTTACGGGAGTTTGAAGAGGAGGTAGAAGAGCGGTTTAATTTTTCGCTGGAATTGTGCAATAAGGATAACAAGCCTTTTATGAACAAGAGCCAGCATCTGTTCCAGATAGCGCGGGTGGCTTCCGACAGGAAAGACGACCGGAATTATCAGCTGGATATATCCCTTGATATGCTGACGAACAATCACCGTCAGCAGCCACCGCAGAATATGTGGTAATCTCCAATACCTTTCTCCATTTTTTCTACTGTGATCCGCCTGTGTTATTTTAATATGCTGGTAATATTTACTTAATAATCTGGTAATATACAGCGGATAAATTTGCTTCGTTAACATCCACCCATTCTGTATCGTGCATCCCTGATACCTGTTTGAAAACAGTATTCATTCCACTGCTCTGAAAAAGTGTAGTGGACAACTTTAGTATTTACAATCCAGATATCATAAACTGTATTAACATCGCCCGGGTTTTTACCCGGGCGTTCTCAGTTATTGGTGGCCTTATTTACCAAGTTTGGCCATATATTTTTCAGGTGCTTTTTCAAATACACCTTTACAGGTCGTAGAACAGAAATGCACGGTATCGCCTTTATACACTGCCCATTCTTTATAGGTGGTATCATAAGGCATTTCACAAACGGGATCCGGTAATTTACCATTTATTGCTGTCAGCTGATTTTTTGCCGGAGCTGGTGTCTGCATTGCAGTGCTGTCTGTAGCTGCAGGCTTTTGTTGTTGGGCACAGGCAAAAAGAAATATAGCGCTACAGGCGATGAATATATGTTTCATGACAAAGTTTTTTGCGAAGATAGGGAAGGAAGAATTAAGAATATAGAAAGAAGAATTAAGAAACAGAGCGAAGACTTTAGCGGATAATATTGTATTGAGATTTGGAGTGAACCCAAAAGGTTAGACGTTTTTTAAAATTAAAGAGATTAAGTTAAATGGCCTGAGTTCGGTAATTTACAGGGCTCAGGCCATTTAATTTTAGTTTGATTCTATCGTTATTGTAGTAGCCAATATATTCTTCAATCTGCTGTTTTAAGACTGTAATAGAGTCAAATTTTTCAAGATAGAACAACTCTGTTTTTAGGACACTAAAGAAACTCTCCATAGCAGCATTGTCCAAACAATTACCTTTTCCAGACATGCTCTGCTCGATATTGCAGTCAATCAGCATCTTTTGATATTGTTTCATCTGGTATTGCCATCCCTGATCAGAGTGTAATATCAGTTTGCTATCGGTAGGCAGCCTGGGGAAGGCATTTTGAAGCATATCAATGATTGGCTGAAAGGTGGAGCGTTCCGATAGACTATAACTTACTATTTCCCCATTGTACAGATCCATTATAGGAGAAAGATAGAGCTTTTGATCTCCTACCATAAACATGGTTACATCTGTAACCCATTTTTGGCAGGGCTTCTCTGCTTTAAAATCCCTCTTTAGCAGATTGGGCGCGATTCTGCCCTGCTGCCCTTTATAAGATCTGTATTTTTTTACCCTGACCAGGCTTTTCAAATTACAGGCCCTCATCATTTTCAGTACTGTCTTGTGATTAATTTCCCTGCCTGATCGCCTCAATGCTGCTGTTATGCGTCTGTAGCCATATCTACCTTTATGCTGATGGTAAAGCGCTGTTATTGCTCCTTTTAATATGGCATGTTTATCAGGTACTGACACTTGTTTGAGATAGTAATAATAAGTACTTCGAGCCATCCCTGCCACCTTCAGCAGTAACTCCAATGAATAATGCGGCCTTAATTCTCTGATGGCTCTTGCCGCTTGTTTTGATCCTGAGCGGCTTTTTCTTCCTGAATTAAGGCATCCAACTTTTTTAGGTAGGCATTCTCCGCCCGCAAATACAACAGCTCTGCCTCTAAAGCCGCTAGTTTGGCCTGTGTTGGATCTGTTACTGGTTTTTTACTCTTTTTCGATTTTTTTGTCATCGTCGAACTTTTTCGGCCTCTTGTCTCTTTTAACAACCCGGCAGCTCCCTCTCGTTCATACTTTTTAAGCCATCGACCAACTATATTATCCTGGGTAATACCAAAAATCATGGCTGTTTGCATTAAAGATAACCCCTTTTCAAACATATACTGGAGCACCTGGAATTTAAATGTTCCTGTATAATTACCTGGGCGCTGCTGTAATCCTGCTTGTCCATGAAGCTTATAAAGATTGACCCAACGGTGAATTGTGGTATCGGTGCCTCCGATCTTGCGGGCAGCTGAGCTAAATGTGTCATGACCTGACAGTACGGACTTAACTGCTATTTGCTTTTGTGCTAAACTGTATTTGATTCGCTTATCCATAAAAATGCCCCCATAAAGTGTCTAACTTTTTGGGGGCACTTCAATTATTATCCGCTAAAGTCTTCGCTCTGTTTCTTAATTCTTCTTTCTATATTCTTAATTACCAGATCACTACTCTCTTCGCTTCAGGCAGCGCCATTTTGCTTCCTGGAGCGCAGCCCCAGGCAGCCTGGAATTCAGCCAGGTGAGGCAGAGGGCCGAGGATGCGGAAGCGGGCCGGAGAGTGTTCGTTGGTTTGAATCTGGTTGCGGAGGGCAGCATCAGTAATGTTTTCGTGCCAAACCTGTGCCCATCCGAGGAAGAACCGTTGTTGCCAGGTATATCCGTCGATTGGTTTGGGTTCAGGTTTGCCCTGCAGGGATTTAGCCAGCGCGTGGTAGGCCAGGGTAAGGCCTCCCAGATCTGCTACGTTTTCACCGACAGTCAGTTTACCGTTGATGAAAAAGCCCGTTAATGGTTCCAGATGATTGAAGTAATCGATATAACGTTTGGTAAGCTGATCAAATTTTTCGCGGTCGGACTTAGTCCACCAGTTTTTCAGATTACCATCGGCGTCGAATTGAGAGCCCTGATCGTCGAAGCCATGGGTGAACTCATGACCGATTACGGCAATGATACCGCCATAGTTGATGGCATCATCAGCATCCTGGTTGTAGAATGGAGGCTGCAGGATACCGGCAGGGAATACTACTTCGTTGTTTAACGGGTTGTAGTAAGCATTTACGGTTTGTGGTGTCATACCCCACTCTGTCTTATCCACAGGTTTACCGATTTTGTCGATGTTTTCCTTGTGGGCATATAAAGCGGCAGAAATGAGGTTTTCGATAAGGGTACCTTTATCGATATTGATGGTAGAATAATCTTTCCATTTATCCGGATAGCCGATCTTATAAGTGAAAGATGCCAGTTTTTTATGGGCCATCTGTTTGGTGGAATCGCCCATCCAGGTGAGCTTGTCGACTCTTTCTCCATAAACAGTCCGCACATTTTCGATCATTTCAGAAACTTTCTTCTTGCTGCTTTCCGGGAAGTATTTTTTAGCGAACAATTTACCCAGCGGCATGCCCAGGGTACCATCAGCAGAGCGGATGGCCCTTTCTGTACGTGCTTTCTGAGCTTTTCTGCCAGACATTACGGTGCCATAGAAATGAAAGTTTTCATCGTCTATTGCTTTTGGCAGGTAGCTGGCGAAGTGACTCAGCAGCTGCAGGCGGGTATATGTTTTCAGTATTTCAAGGGGAGTGGCTTTCAGCAGCGCATTGGCGCTGGTGAGGTACGCCTTGTTCTGAATAATGAGGGTATCGGTTTTGATATCCTGTTTAGCAGAGAAGCCTTCCCAGTCAAAGTCAGGCGCCAGCTTTTTCAACTCAGAGAACGCAGACCGGTTGTAGGTTTTCACCGGGTCGCGGAGTGCATCTTTAGGAAGTTGCACCTTTGCCAGTTTCGTTTCAAATTCCAGGATGGTTTTACCAGGATGTTCGTCTTTCAAGCCAGCCAGCTGGAACATTTTATCTACGTGTGTTACGAACTCATCGCGAACATTCTTAGTAGCCGGATCCTGTCTTTCGTAGTAGGTTTTATCGCCCATACTCAGCCCGTCCTGGCCCTGATACAGCACATTTACTTTGCTGTTCCTGGCATCTGCCTCTGCATAGAAACCAGTGAAGGTGGAGATGCCCAGTTTCTGTAATTCGCCGCAGACACTGGACCAGTCGTTCAGATTGGCAGCTGCATTGATCTTATCCAGATAGGGTTGCAGTGGGGTAATACCGCGTTTTTCGATAGTAGCGCTGTCCAGGAAAGACCTGTAATAATCAGCAATTTGTTGTTCTTCAGTACCTTTTTTCAGATCAGTTTTTGCCGTGATTTCTGCAATAATGCTTTTCAGACGTACTTCCTTGTTTTCTTTATCAAGGACATTGAATGCGCCCCAGCGGCTTTCGGTTGATGGGATTGGGTGTTGTTTTTTCCAGTTGCCGTTGGCAAAGTTGTCGAAGTCGTCGCAGGCTTTGAAAGTGGTGTCCAGATCGGCCATGTTAAAGGCGGGAACCTTTATGGCGTTTTCTGCAGTCTGGCTGGCATTGCCGGTACTGTCTGCGTCGCCCTTTTTGGAGGAACTACCGGAGTTGCAGGCTGCCAATGTAACCATAGCCGCCAGCAACGGTAGTTTTACCGAATTGGTTTTGCTCATATATAAAACAGGTTTAGTATTTAAAGGTATGGAAAACGGGGCATCCTGCAGAAGGTGATTTTTATAAACGGTAATCTTTCCCCTACCGGTTAACGATCATTTCTTATAAATCTCTGAATAATTAGGTAGGTTTGTGTTAGCAAATTGAGATATTGATGACATTTGGGTTTAAATTGTACAGGATCACTACAGCCTTGTCGCTGGTTATTTCCGGGCTATTTACTTTTTCGCTTTTATCAAGCATACCTATGGTAGGGTTTAACTTTTTTTCGTTGTTATTTCTGGTGACTATCGGGGCATGTTTTGTCCATAGTATTCTATCGATATATTTTCAACGACACCTGATGATGCCGGAAATTCCGATGAAGAATAATTTCCCGAAGCGATTGAAGAGGGCCGGTATAGTTGGGCTGGTAGGTGTATTTCTGCTGGTTTTTGCCGGAATACTAATGTTATTGGTATCCAGGGAGCAAATGACCGAGATCGTTGCCATGCAGCCACCAGAGCAACGGGAACGCGTAAGTTATGATATGGTGAAAACATTAGGTACTGTACTGTTCCTGACAGGAGTTTTATTTACAATCAACATAGACCTGTCGTTCCGTTTTCTGAAAGAGTGGCGGCAGCAGAACGGCGATGGGCATAACGTGGATTAAATGCAGGTTATGGAAAAGCATGACATTACAAGCAGGGAAGATATAGAAACGCTGGTGAATAGTTTTTATGACCAGGTAAAAGTGGATGATGTGATCGGGTTTATCTTCAACGATATAGCGAAGGTAGACTGGAGCAAGCATCTGCCGGTGATGTATAATTTCTGGGAAGGTCTGTTGCTGGACACCGGTAGTTACAATGGGCATGTAATGGCGCCACATTTCAGGGTCAATAAACTTATCCCTTTGGAAGCTGCGCATTTCAACCGTTGGTTGCAGCTATTTGAGGCCACCGTGAACAGTTTGTTCAGCGGAGAAAAAGCAACACTGGCAATTACCCGGGCGCGGTCGATCAGGCAGATAATGGCATTTAAAATGGACCAGGTCAACCGTCGGGATGATGGGGAGAAAAAGATTCCGCTCGTTAACCCGGGCAATAACCATTAAACACAGCTGAGTATGCAACCATTAGCGGAGCGGTTAAGGCCGGTGAACCTGGACGAACTTGTTGGCCAGGAGCATCTTACCGGTAAGGAAAGTATTCTGAGAAAGGCAATAGAAACAGGAAAGATTCCCTCTATGATCCTGTGGGGCCCGCCAGGCGTAGGTAAAACCACCATTGCTAATATTATTGCACATACATTACAGGTTCCTTTCTATACGCTCAGTGCAATTTCTGCAGGAGTAAAGGAGGTCAGGGAAGTGATAGAAATGGCTAAAAGACAGCGGCATGCTGTATTGTTCATTGATGAGATCCACCGGTTCAACAAATCCCAGCAGGATGCGTTGCTCGGCGCTGTAGAGAAGGGGATTATTACCCTTATTGGTGCCACTACGGAGAATCCTTCTTTTGAGGTGAATGCAGCGGTGCTTTCCAGAAGCCAGGTATATGTACTGAAGCCGCTGGGCAACGAGCAGCTGATGCAGTTATTGCAGCAGGCAATGGAACGCGACGAATGGCTGCGGAGTAA
The genomic region above belongs to Chitinophaga sp. 180180018-3 and contains:
- a CDS encoding YHS domain-containing protein codes for the protein MKHIFIACSAIFLFACAQQQKPAATDSTAMQTPAPAKNQLTAINGKLPDPVCEMPYDTTYKEWAVYKGDTVHFCSTTCKGVFEKAPEKYMAKLGK
- a CDS encoding IS3 family transposase, with amino-acid sequence MELLLKVAGMARSTYYYYLKQVSVPDKHAILKGAITALYHQHKGRYGYRRITAALRRSGREINHKTVLKMMRACNLKSLVRVKKYRSYKGQQGRIAPNLLKRDFKAEKPCQKWVTDVTMFMVGDQKLYLSPIMDLYNGEIVSYSLSERSTFQPIIDMLQNAFPRLPTDSKLILHSDQGWQYQMKQYQKMLIDCNIEQSMSGKGNCLDNAAMESFFSVLKTELFYLEKFDSITVLKQQIEEYIGYYNNDRIKLKLNGLSPVNYRTQAI
- a CDS encoding helix-turn-helix domain-containing protein; this encodes MDKRIKYSLAQKQIAVKSVLSGHDTFSSAARKIGGTDTTIHRWVNLYKLHGQAGLQQRPGNYTGTFKFQVLQYMFEKGLSLMQTAMIFGITQDNIVGRWLKKYEREGAAGLLKETRGRKSSTMTKKSKKSKKPVTDPTQAKLAALEAELLYLRAENAYLKKLDALIQEEKAAQDQNKRQEPSEN
- a CDS encoding M13 family metallopeptidase, translating into MSKTNSVKLPLLAAMVTLAACNSGSSSKKGDADSTGNASQTAENAIKVPAFNMADLDTTFKACDDFDNFANGNWKKQHPIPSTESRWGAFNVLDKENKEVRLKSIIAEITAKTDLKKGTEEQQIADYYRSFLDSATIEKRGITPLQPYLDKINAAANLNDWSSVCGELQKLGISTFTGFYAEADARNSKVNVLYQGQDGLSMGDKTYYERQDPATKNVRDEFVTHVDKMFQLAGLKDEHPGKTILEFETKLAKVQLPKDALRDPVKTYNRSAFSELKKLAPDFDWEGFSAKQDIKTDTLIIQNKAYLTSANALLKATPLEILKTYTRLQLLSHFASYLPKAIDDENFHFYGTVMSGRKAQKARTERAIRSADGTLGMPLGKLFAKKYFPESSKKKVSEMIENVRTVYGERVDKLTWMGDSTKQMAHKKLASFTYKIGYPDKWKDYSTINIDKGTLIENLISAALYAHKENIDKIGKPVDKTEWGMTPQTVNAYYNPLNNEVVFPAGILQPPFYNQDADDAINYGGIIAVIGHEFTHGFDDQGSQFDADGNLKNWWTKSDREKFDQLTKRYIDYFNHLEPLTGFFINGKLTVGENVADLGGLTLAYHALAKSLQGKPEPKPIDGYTWQQRFFLGWAQVWHENITDAALRNQIQTNEHSPARFRILGPLPHLAEFQAAWGCAPGSKMALPEAKRVVIW
- a CDS encoding group III truncated hemoglobin; translated protein: MEKHDITSREDIETLVNSFYDQVKVDDVIGFIFNDIAKVDWSKHLPVMYNFWEGLLLDTGSYNGHVMAPHFRVNKLIPLEAAHFNRWLQLFEATVNSLFSGEKATLAITRARSIRQIMAFKMDQVNRRDDGEKKIPLVNPGNNH